The Microcebus murinus isolate Inina chromosome 1, M.murinus_Inina_mat1.0, whole genome shotgun sequence genome includes a region encoding these proteins:
- the TTC14 gene encoding tetratricopeptide repeat protein 14 isoform X2, whose protein sequence is MHLQLLKLMKTTKALCPLRDVPSHSNHGDPLSYYQTGDIIRAGIKDIDRYHEKLAVSLYSSSLPPHLSGIKLGVISAEELPLYYRRSIELNSNSLDSYENIMQSSLGFANPGIVEFLLEKLGIDESNPPSLMRGLQSKNFSEDDFASALRKKQSASWALKCVKIGVDYFKVGRHVDAMNEYNKALEIDKQNVEALVARGALYATKGSLNKAIEDFELALENCPTHRNARKYLCQTLVERGGQLEEEEKFLNAESYYKKALALDETFKDAEDALQKLHKYMQKSLELREKQAEKEEKQKTKKIETSAEKLRKLLKEEKRLKKKRRKSTSSSSSVSSADESLSSSTSSSSSGYRRHKKRKRNRSESSRSSKRHSSRASSSQRDQSRKDECYPVPTNTSASFLNHKQEVEKLLEKQDRLQYQKTQVKEKDRCPFSSSSVEIPDDLGGRSEEPRDFYNSYKTQPCSSKTEKPYKSERHFSSRRNSSESFCRNSEDKVKTYGYRRFEKDIEGRKEHYRRWEPGSVRYTTSPGSSDNSWKSVEKYKKCTYPGSRDFSRHEQRYRLNTNQGEYEREDNYGEDIKTEIPEKDGLNRKEHSESRVKKNLPQNLLNIFNQIAEFEKEKGSKPKT, encoded by the exons ATGCATCTTCAACTTCTGAAATTAATGAAGACAACGAAG GCTCTTTGTCCATTAAGAGATGTACCTTCTCATAGTAACCACGGAGATCCTTTATCTTATTACCAAACTGGCGACATCATTCGAG CTGGAATCAAGGATATTGACAGATACCATGAAAAGCTGGCAGTATCTCTGTATAGCTCATCTCTTCCACCACATCTGTCTGGTATTAAATTAGGTGTAATTAGTGCTGAAGAGCTCCCTTTGTACTACAG gaggagtATTGAACTAAATAGCAATTCTTTGGATTCATATGAAAATATCATGCAGAGTTCCTTGGGATTTGCTAATCCAGGCATAGTTGAATTCCTTCTAGAAAAACTAGGAATAGATGAATCTAATCCACCATCTTTAATGAGAGGCCTGCAAAG CAAAAATTTCTCTGAAGATGATTTTGCTTCTGCATTGAGAAAGAAACAATCAGCATCTTGGGCTTTAAAATG tGTGAAGATTGGAGTTGATTATTTTAAGGTTGGACGCCATGTGGATGCTATGAATGAATACAATAAAGCTCTggaaatagataaacaaaatgtggaagcTTTGGTAGCTCGTGGAGCACT ATATGCAACAAAAGGAAGTCTGAACAAAGCAATAGAAGATTTTGAGCTTGCATTAGAAAACTGTCCAACTCACAGGAATGCAAGAAAATACCTCTGCCAGACACTTGTAGAAAGAGGAGGGCA gttagaagaagaagaaaaatttttaaatgctgaaagtTACTATAAGAAAGCTTTGGCTTTGGATGAGACATTTAAAGATGCAGAGGATGCTTTGCAGAAACTTCATAAATATATGCAG AAATCTTTGGaattaagagaaaaacaagctgaaaaggaagaaaagcagaaaacaaagaaaatagaaacaagtgCAGAAAAGTTGCGTAAGCtcttaaaagaggagaaaag gctaaagaagaaaagaagaaaatcaacttCTTCCTCTTCAAGTGTTTCGTCTGCTGATGAATCACTTTCTTCTTCAacatcctcttcctcttctggctACAGAAGGCATAAGAAACGTAAGAGGAACCGTTCGGAGTCTTCTCGCAGTTCCAAAAGGCATTCATCTAGGGCATCCTCAAGTCAGAGAGATCAGAGTAGGAAAGATGAGTGCTACCCAGTTCCAACTAATACTTCAGCGTCATTTCTTAACCATAAACAAGAAGTGGAAAAACTACTCGAAAAGCAGGATAGGTTACAGTATCAAAAGACACAGGTAAAAGAGAAAGATAGATGCCCTTTCTCTTCATCTTCAGTTGAAATACCGGATGATCTTGGAGGTAGGTCTGAAGAGCCAAGAgatttttataatagctataaaaCCCAGCCATGTAGTAGCAAAACAGAAAAGCCATATAAATCAGAAAGACATTTTTCCAGTAGAAGAAATTCCTCAGAATCTTTCTGTAGGAATTCAGAGGACAAGGTAAAAACTTACGGTTATAGGAGATTTGAAAAGGAtatagagggaagaaaagagcacTATAGAAGGTGGGAGCCAGGTTCTGTGAGATATACCACTTCACCAGGAAGCTCAGACAACTCTTGGAAGTcagttgaaaaatacaaaaaatgtacTTACCCTGGATCACGTGATTTCAGTAGACATGAACAAAGGTATCGATTAAATACAAATCAAGGAGAATATGAAAGAGAGGACAATTATGGGGAGGATATCAAAACAGAGATTCCAGAAAAAGATGGACTAAATAGGAAAGAACACTCAGAAagcagagttaaaaaaaatttacctcaAAATTTACTCAATATATTTAACCAGATAGcagaatttgagaaagaaaaaggaagtaagCCAAAAACTTAA
- the TTC14 gene encoding tetratricopeptide repeat protein 14 isoform X1, producing the protein MDRDLLRQSLNCHGSSLLSLLRSEQQDNPHFRSLLGSAAEPSRGPPPQHQLLGRKEKRVDNIEIQKFISKKADLLFALSWKSDASSTSEINEDNEDHYAVMPPLEQFMEIPSMDRRELFFRDIERGDIVIGRISSIREFGFFMVLICLGSGIMRDISHLEISALCPLRDVPSHSNHGDPLSYYQTGDIIRAGIKDIDRYHEKLAVSLYSSSLPPHLSGIKLGVISAEELPLYYRRSIELNSNSLDSYENIMQSSLGFANPGIVEFLLEKLGIDESNPPSLMRGLQSKNFSEDDFASALRKKQSASWALKCVKIGVDYFKVGRHVDAMNEYNKALEIDKQNVEALVARGALYATKGSLNKAIEDFELALENCPTHRNARKYLCQTLVERGGQLEEEEKFLNAESYYKKALALDETFKDAEDALQKLHKYMQKSLELREKQAEKEEKQKTKKIETSAEKLRKLLKEEKRLKKKRRKSTSSSSSVSSADESLSSSTSSSSSGYRRHKKRKRNRSESSRSSKRHSSRASSSQRDQSRKDECYPVPTNTSASFLNHKQEVEKLLEKQDRLQYQKTQVKEKDRCPFSSSSVEIPDDLGGRSEEPRDFYNSYKTQPCSSKTEKPYKSERHFSSRRNSSESFCRNSEDKVKTYGYRRFEKDIEGRKEHYRRWEPGSVRYTTSPGSSDNSWKSVEKYKKCTYPGSRDFSRHEQRYRLNTNQGEYEREDNYGEDIKTEIPEKDGLNRKEHSESRVKKNLPQNLLNIFNQIAEFEKEKGSKPKT; encoded by the exons ATGGACCGGGACCTCCTGCGGCAGTCGCTGAATTGCCATGGGTCGTCATTACTCTCCCTGCTCCGGAGCGAACAGCAGGACAATCCACACTTCCGGAGCCTCCTAGGGTCGGCGGCCGAGCCCAGCCGGGGCCCGCCACCCCAGCACCAGTTACTGGGCAG gaaagagaagagagttgacaacatagaaatacaaaaatttatcTCTAAAAAAGCGGATTTGCTTTTTGCGCTTTCCTGGAAATCAGATGCATCTTCAACTTCTGAAATTAATGAAGACAACGAAG atcATTATGCAGTCATGCCACCTTTAGAGCAATTCATGGAGATACCTAGTATGGATCGGAGAGAGCTGTTTTTCAGAGATATTGAGCGTGGTGATATAGTTATTGGAAGAATTAGTTCCATTCGGGAATTTGGTTTTTTCATGGTGTTGATCTGTTTAGGAAGTGGCATCATGAGAGATATATCCCACTTAGAAATCTCT GCTCTTTGTCCATTAAGAGATGTACCTTCTCATAGTAACCACGGAGATCCTTTATCTTATTACCAAACTGGCGACATCATTCGAG CTGGAATCAAGGATATTGACAGATACCATGAAAAGCTGGCAGTATCTCTGTATAGCTCATCTCTTCCACCACATCTGTCTGGTATTAAATTAGGTGTAATTAGTGCTGAAGAGCTCCCTTTGTACTACAG gaggagtATTGAACTAAATAGCAATTCTTTGGATTCATATGAAAATATCATGCAGAGTTCCTTGGGATTTGCTAATCCAGGCATAGTTGAATTCCTTCTAGAAAAACTAGGAATAGATGAATCTAATCCACCATCTTTAATGAGAGGCCTGCAAAG CAAAAATTTCTCTGAAGATGATTTTGCTTCTGCATTGAGAAAGAAACAATCAGCATCTTGGGCTTTAAAATG tGTGAAGATTGGAGTTGATTATTTTAAGGTTGGACGCCATGTGGATGCTATGAATGAATACAATAAAGCTCTggaaatagataaacaaaatgtggaagcTTTGGTAGCTCGTGGAGCACT ATATGCAACAAAAGGAAGTCTGAACAAAGCAATAGAAGATTTTGAGCTTGCATTAGAAAACTGTCCAACTCACAGGAATGCAAGAAAATACCTCTGCCAGACACTTGTAGAAAGAGGAGGGCA gttagaagaagaagaaaaatttttaaatgctgaaagtTACTATAAGAAAGCTTTGGCTTTGGATGAGACATTTAAAGATGCAGAGGATGCTTTGCAGAAACTTCATAAATATATGCAG AAATCTTTGGaattaagagaaaaacaagctgaaaaggaagaaaagcagaaaacaaagaaaatagaaacaagtgCAGAAAAGTTGCGTAAGCtcttaaaagaggagaaaag gctaaagaagaaaagaagaaaatcaacttCTTCCTCTTCAAGTGTTTCGTCTGCTGATGAATCACTTTCTTCTTCAacatcctcttcctcttctggctACAGAAGGCATAAGAAACGTAAGAGGAACCGTTCGGAGTCTTCTCGCAGTTCCAAAAGGCATTCATCTAGGGCATCCTCAAGTCAGAGAGATCAGAGTAGGAAAGATGAGTGCTACCCAGTTCCAACTAATACTTCAGCGTCATTTCTTAACCATAAACAAGAAGTGGAAAAACTACTCGAAAAGCAGGATAGGTTACAGTATCAAAAGACACAGGTAAAAGAGAAAGATAGATGCCCTTTCTCTTCATCTTCAGTTGAAATACCGGATGATCTTGGAGGTAGGTCTGAAGAGCCAAGAgatttttataatagctataaaaCCCAGCCATGTAGTAGCAAAACAGAAAAGCCATATAAATCAGAAAGACATTTTTCCAGTAGAAGAAATTCCTCAGAATCTTTCTGTAGGAATTCAGAGGACAAGGTAAAAACTTACGGTTATAGGAGATTTGAAAAGGAtatagagggaagaaaagagcacTATAGAAGGTGGGAGCCAGGTTCTGTGAGATATACCACTTCACCAGGAAGCTCAGACAACTCTTGGAAGTcagttgaaaaatacaaaaaatgtacTTACCCTGGATCACGTGATTTCAGTAGACATGAACAAAGGTATCGATTAAATACAAATCAAGGAGAATATGAAAGAGAGGACAATTATGGGGAGGATATCAAAACAGAGATTCCAGAAAAAGATGGACTAAATAGGAAAGAACACTCAGAAagcagagttaaaaaaaatttacctcaAAATTTACTCAATATATTTAACCAGATAGcagaatttgagaaagaaaaaggaagtaagCCAAAAACTTAA